The Trichosurus vulpecula isolate mTriVul1 chromosome 3, mTriVul1.pri, whole genome shotgun sequence genome includes a window with the following:
- the OSER1 gene encoding oxidative stress-responsive serine-rich protein 1: protein MKSEAKDGEEESLQTAFKKLRVDAAGSIVSLSVGEGASARASVRTATDETKPKTICASKDSWHSSTRKASRGAVRTQRRRRSKSPVLHPPKFIHCSTKAASSTSQLRHKSQTDCPDSNSLLGILPTNEFSARECCISSLSEANHTRAVKEPLGATVPDGASEGKTEEDSPDVALASQASLKASDLSDFQSVSKLNLGKPCACVGKECQCKRWQDMEVYSFSGLQNVPPLAPERRSTLEDYSQSFHSRTPSGSPRSCSEQARAYVDDVTIEDLSGYMEYYLYIPKKMSHMAEMMYT, encoded by the exons ATCCatagtttctctttctgttgGAGAGGGAGCAAGTGCCAGAGCATCAGTTAGGACAGCTACAGATGAGACCAAGCCTAAAACCATATGTGCATCTAAAGATAGTTGGCACAG TTCTACAAGAAAGGCTTCACGAGGAGCAGTGAGAACCCAGCGTCGTCGGCGTTCTAAGTCTCCAGTCCTTCATCCCCCAAAGTTTATACACTGCAGTACAAAGGCTGCATCTTCCACCAGTCAGCTCAGACACAAAAGCCAAACTGACTGTCCTGACAGCAATAGCCTCCTAGGGATTCTACCCACTAACGAGTTCAGTGCAAGGGAATGCTGTATTTCTTCTCTTAGTGAGGCTAATCACACACGAGCTGTGAAGGAGCCCTTGGGGGCCACAGTTCCTGATGGTGCTTCAGAAGGCAAAACAGAAGAAGATTCCCCCGATGTTGCCCTGGCCTCCCAAGCAAGTCTCAAGGCCAGTGATCTCTCTGACTTTCAATCAGTGTCCAAGCTAAACCTGGGCAAGCCATGTGCATGTGTAGGCAAGGAGTGCCAATGTAAGAGGTGGCAAGACATGGAAGTGTACTCCTTCTCAGGTTTGCAGAATGTCCCTCCCTTGGCGCCAGAACGAAGATCCACCCTCGAGGACTACTCGCAGTCTTTCCATAGCAGAACTCCATCTGGCTCGCCCCGCTCTTGTTCTGAGCAAGCTAGGGCCTATGTGGATGATGTAACTATTGAAGATCTTTCAGGCTACATGGAATATTACTTGTATATTCCCAAGAAAATGTCCCATATGGCAGAAATGATGTACACCTGA